In Helianthus annuus cultivar XRQ/B chromosome 3, HanXRQr2.0-SUNRISE, whole genome shotgun sequence, a single window of DNA contains:
- the LOC110931799 gene encoding uncharacterized protein LOC110931799: MKWEEFIHRFLAKDCPPYETEQLEVEFFQLKMGNKTYQEYVSHFNDISRLVSYLAFTEEQLINRFIWGLPSKMRVFIKSKSPKTFAETVEVGAVMAAEMILRQAESPAPKRKWEERKGDTRNNNFKRPKTFPQCQNCKRFHTGECRFPCPNCKKTGHALQECKEKKKCFKCGEPNHMRSECPELKINDRTQPNQPKGRAFVLTTEEAKTNTGVIKGTYLVNDVYARVLFDNGANRSLVSTTFRPYLN; encoded by the coding sequence ATGAAGTGGGAGGAGTTTATTCATAGGTTTCTTGCTAAGGATTGTCCTCCCTATGAGACTGAGCAACTGGAAGTGGAATTCTTTCAGttaaaaatgggaaataaaacctaTCAAGAGTATGTTTCTCATTTCAACGACATATCTCGACTGGTTTCTTATTTAGCATTTACTGAGGAACAACTGATCAATAGGTTTATTTGGGGTCTACCCTCTAAAATGAGGGTGTTTATCAAATCCAAATCCCCCAAGACTTTTGCAGAAACTGTTGAGGTTGGCGCCGTCATGGCTGCCGAGATGATTCTGCGGCAGGCTGAATCTCCCGCACCAAAAAGGAAGTGGGAAGAAAGAAAGGGGGACACCCGGAATAACAACTTTAAAAGGCCTAAAACATTTCCTCAATGTCAAAATTGCAAACGCTTTCATACAGGGGAATGTCGTTTTCCTTGTCCAAATTGTAAAAAGACGGGTCATGCTCTTCAAGAATGCAAGGAAAAGAAGaagtgtttcaaatgtggagaaccTAACCACATGAGATCTGAATGTCCCGAACTCAAAATAAATGATAGGACACAACCAAATCAGCCAAAAGGGCGGGCATTTGTACTCACCACGGAGGAAGCCAAGACCAATACAGGCGTTATCAAGGGTACGTATctcgtaaatgatgtatatgcacgtgtgttatttgataacGGTGCAAATAGAAGTCTAGTGTCGACTACCTTTAGACCTTACTTGAACTAG